In Rhea pennata isolate bPtePen1 chromosome 8, bPtePen1.pri, whole genome shotgun sequence, one genomic interval encodes:
- the JUN gene encoding transcription factor Jun, with product MTAKMEPTFYEDALNATFVPPESGGYGYNNPKVLKQNMTLNLSDPSSNLKPHLRNKNADILTSPDVGLLKLASPELERLIIQSSNGLITTTPTPTQFLCPKNVTDEQEGFAEGFVRALAELHNQNTLPSVTSAAQPVSSGMAPVSSMAGNNSYNTNLHSEPPVYANLSNFNPNALNSAPNYNANSMGYAPQHHINPQMPVQHPRLQALKEEPQTVPEMPGETPPLSPIDMESQERIKAERKRMRNRIAASKCRKRKLERIARLEEKVKTLKAQNSELASTANMLREQVAQLKQKVMNHVNSGCQLMLTQQLQTF from the coding sequence ATGACTGCAAAGATGGAACCTACTTTCTACGAGGATGCCCTAAACGCCACCTTCGTGCCGCCGGAAAGCGGCGGCTATGGATATAATAACCCTAAAGTGCTGAAGCAGAACATGACTCTGAACCTGTCCGATCCTTCCAGCAACCTCAAGCCTCACCTGAGGAACAAGAACGCAGATATCCTCACCTCCCCCGATGTCGGGCTCCTCAAACTGGCGTCGCCAGAACTGGAAAGGCTCATCATCCAGTCCAGCAACGGGTTAATCACCACCACTCCGACCCCGACGCAGTTCCTCTGCCCCAAAAACGTTACCGACGAGCAAGAGGGCTTTGCCGAAGGCTTTGTGAGAGCTCTAGCCGAACTGCACAACCAGAACACCTTGCCCAGCGTTACCTCTGCTGCTCAACCTGTTAGCAGTGGCATGGCACCTGTGTCTTCTATGGCTGGCAATAATAGTTACAATACTAATTTGCACAGCGAGCCTCCGGTGTACGCCAATCTCAGCAACTTCAACCCCAACGCGCTTAACTCTGCACCTAACTACAACGCAAACAGCATGGGCTACGCACCTCAACATCACATAAACCCCCAGATGCCAGTGCAGCATCCCAGGCTTCAGGCTTTGAAAGAAGAACCTCAGACTGTACCTGAAATGCCAGGGGAAACACCTCCCCTGTCCCCTATTGACATGGAGTCACAGGAGAGAATCAAAGCTGAGAGAAAACGTATGAGAAACAGAATTGCAGCATCCAAATGCCGGAAAAGGAAGTTGGAAAGGATTGCCAGGttggaagaaaaagtgaaaactttGAAAGCCCAGAACTCAGAGCTGGCATCCACTGCCAACATGCTCAGAGAACAGGTTGCACAGCTAAAGCAGAAGGTCATGAACCATGTCAACAGCGGGTGCCAGCTAATGCTAACACAACAGTTGCAAACTTTTTGA